From Xyrauchen texanus isolate HMW12.3.18 chromosome 15, RBS_HiC_50CHRs, whole genome shotgun sequence:
CAGGCGTTGACTCAGAACCCCCAACGCATGGGTCTGCATTTTCCTCTACACCAGTTCCACCCATCTCTTTGGAAAGAATCTTCAGGGTTATAGCTGCAGCATCTTTTTTTGCCACTTTTTTGTTCGATGCCTCAGCAGGTGGAAACCTGCGACCATCTAATATGACCTGCATCCGAAACCTGGAGATGAACAGCAAAACttcaacatacacatacactaaaTAAGGAGTTACTGTGTTACTCctagactattttttttttttcatgcaaccCCAGTCCACAAACATGCACAAGACAGACAACCCAAAAACTTTGGATTGGCtgctgggtttaatacaagttaagctcaagcaaCAAAATTTTTACACAAATTTCAATTCGTCCctcgttcattaaaaaaaaaaaaaagcaaaaagatgGTGGTTATAgaaacaccctgtctacaccgatCGTGAGCGGTGCATCGCATCAAAAGCCATAGAACCCataataatcaatgatgctgtctacaggGGGCCTGGacagctcagcgagtaaagatgctggctaccacccctggagccacaagtttgaatccagggcgtgctgagtgagtccagccaggtgtcccaagcaaacaaattggcccggttgctagggagtgtagagtcaaaTGGGGAGAAACtgcatgtctgtctctctctctctggtaccTGTATTACAATCACTTACATGCAGGGTTcgaattatgatttcatctttgtgggggtctcttaaaaaaaaaaaaagtagcctataagcaggcgtggtgtgtgtgataaataattgcttaatactgcacttgattcttttgatttcaatgtttattaatacaggagtagagaaacgattagactgtcctctgatgatgttttttgtttaattgaaataaacccgaattttgccaaagttgtacctgatgttggtagcagtctttttatttttggtggcatggttgctggttctgaactttacactatttctaaaatattctaactgatcccccagcgtgagttattctaggtgaccgttatttagaacctgtcactttaatgtttccatggtgacgcatcattgcttgtcacgtcacacagcgcaaccacaacacagcgctgaatgaatgatgatctgcttttatgtcatttttccttttttatacaaaatattcacaaatgtattagctataacatgaaacactgatattccgattgtcaaatatgtgcaagtggatgtgttttgttgtttaaacgcctttataacgatcgcgttaagttagttgagctgtatgtgcgatgggcggcgccatgttattttacaacacatcaattcctcaacttctcacgaaatacatgaaagtaagtggccggtgaactgggagaagaatagagtaaaatgtaaagctacttacacaatgtgtatctgatatgaaaacgtgtcttattgtaacgtaacgttaatggaaaggattattattgccgcttccctagacatcagtgtgtattttacaaactcaaaatattttttgctagtacttatgtgtatttaaatgtctgaaacctaaaataaacattatgtggttgaaaacacagaacagttgatctgtctatggttgtgatacatgacagcagcactgagcacgtctgtctctggctcagcgccagccaaagcgcgaaagcacgtttgaatttagcagttgatcacgtgatgcactgaccgttctaatcacaccggtgttgattgatcatacgtgcaaaagggttaacataaacattgaaggaatatattgaaggaaaaaatgctttatttgtaatttaaaataatggtgctgatgatttttagagacccccacaggtgtatgattttactgctttcatgGGAGCTCAGCTCCCACTGGCTCCCACGTAATTCGAACCATGCTTACATGTGATGGGAAACAATCTAAAATGTAAAAGGCTGTTATTATTATAGTGTGCTTTCATGGAccttacatattaaataatatacattttacctTGAGGATCTCTGACTCATGTTGGCTTCCGTCAGATTAAAAGTCTCAGTCTGAGCAGCACAGCAATGCGATACGATTaatctttatgttttttttttttaaccaagatGTTAAATATTACTGCAGTAAACTCAAATCACATTACAGAGCAAATCAACAGTAACAGCAATCTATTTGAATCCTCGTAGTAAACGAGCAATGGAGATTTGTGGTTCTTCAATTAAACTTGAAAACATTTGtggtaacattatgccacaaatgctgtcgattgaactgaacttgttttgaacccagaacctTTCTTAACTTAACACAGCTGAGGGTACAGGTCAAACATTTACACTTCAGATCAAAAAGTTCAGAAGCAAAGGTTGCTCagcgaaaataaaaaaaaagtgattaaacTTTAATATAGACTCAAACACTTACCTccatccaaaaacaaaacaaactttctctCACTAACTAACCTGGGGTCATGTGAGGGTCCAGACTGGTCAAGCAGTAGAAATTCACAAGTGCCTCCGAGGTGCTGAGCAAACTCCATCAGCCCACTAACTGGGTTCTTAGAGCAGGCCTCTTTTAGCTTTTGAAACTTGCTTAACTCCAGGCTTTGGGCAGGAGGAGGGGGAGCAGCAAGCGATACAGCGACCTCTGATCTGATCGTGTTTAAAAACTCTGGAATATCGTCAGAGGCCCACTGTGAGCGTTCTCCTCCATTACTGGCCATATCCTGATAGTAAGAAAAATCATGGTGGAAGGTGGAGGACGACAGGTCACTGGGGTTTCTGGTGATGAGCTCAAGGCCAGGCATGTCATGGGTTGCATTCCCAAAATGTTTATCCTTTTCCACTGCCATCATGCTCAATAGATTGTCACTCCTATCCATCGGCTCTGCTGCTGCAAACTCACTGGCACCTCTCGAAAATCCTACATCACCAGCTGCTTCTAACTTACCAGTTGAAGGGTCTGCAAATTTGGCTGCTGTTGAGTGTGACATCTCAGCACTGTTCACATCCAGTTTTGTGGGTGCAGCAGCTCTCCGCTGGCGGTCCATCTTCTCCAGGCGGTGTGCACTAAGCTCCCAGATATGTGGTGTAACTTCTGCATTACGTCTTACATCACCCTGTTTCTCAAGGGCATAGAGTGTAGGATTTATCTGCTTGGCACTCCGCAGGCTGAGGTTCTTGGCGATCACAAGCGCACTGGCCATACCCGATACATAGAGGTACTGTAGTACATGCTCTTTGTTGTCTTTAGAATCTGCCATTGTTGACAAGATTTCTGACTGTGCTGCAGGTAAAAGTGTCTTTTGATTCTGATCAGGAAGCAATGTTTCAGAAGTATAGTCACCGTCAGACTCCTCAGATTCGTTGCTGGTTTCACTGATAGCCTCAACAAGGATCTGTGCTTCTGAGTGAGCGCTGGTGCTGTTGCGATCTGCTCTAGTCTCTTGTCTTTTGGATTTCTCAGCGCCCTTTGAAGACCATGTTCTATCTCTCTCTTCGATGGGCTCACCGTCTTCTTCTTTGCGGAGTCTCCACAGAGGAGGAATCTCACTTGGTTTGACTGCTTTTTTTGACTTTAAGAGGATATACAAGGCTTTATTAATGATCTTCTTGGGCAGACCAAGTTTTCTGGCCAAGACCTTGGCCTGAAGAGTCTCGTCTGGCCCAAGTGACGTCAAACAAGTGAGGACCTGGTTCTGGATCTCAGGGGTCAAACACAGAGAGTCTCTGACCAGGCCAGATGAACTAGAAACCTTGGCAAAGCTACTGCAGGACAACAGGGTGTCAGAGTTCTCTAACCTTGTTACCCGGTCATCTAAACGCAGACTATGAAGGCCTGAGGACAGACTGGACACATCATCTGCCTTCCAGTAGTGCTTAGCATTCAGATTCTGATAATTCTGTTCCTGTTGGTGCTGTTGAATCCACCTTGATTTTCTCTTAGGTCCAGATGTATATCCAAAGTTCTGATCCCTTTGCCAGTTTGCCCTGTCGCGGCTATAGCCCTCTCTCCTTCCAAAGTTGTAAAACTCTGCTTGGTACTGAAAAGGCCAAGTGGCACCCTCTTCTCCTCGGCTGGAGCTTTGGGACCCACGCGGTTGGGGTGTTTTGAATTGCGGAGCCTGTGCACTCTCTCCCCTGAGGAACTGCACCTGTTGTTGTTGGAAGCTTATACCATTTGTATCTGAGATCCGATTACTGCTGTGCCCGGAGGATGCCCACAGGGGTGGATCAGAGAGAGCTGGGGTAAAAGGAGGACCATGTGGAGGCACACCAGGAGCTGCAGGGTAAGAAGAGTAAATGGAAGGATGAGGGTACCTGCCAGATACAGAGCTGGGGCTTGGGACACGAGGGCCCCTTGGGTGACCGGAGGTTGTTTGGCACGGGTAATAAAACCGAGATTTACCCTGGTGGTATGGGAGGGAGAATTGCTGGTAATCTTTGTTAGAGCCTCCTCCACCTCTGCTCATAGCGCAGGGGTAGGGAGCGAGAAGGCTGTAAGATTGCACACTTGTGTGCCTGGTGGACGTGTGCACTTGTTAGGATGCGACTCGGATGTCTGGTGAGTTAAATGTTACAAAGGTGGCAAAAGGCTTAGTCTGTGCACTGCTTCTGCAAAAGAGAACACAGGAGTCCATTAAAGAAAATGCAATGAGGACAAAGAGTTCCTGATATTGTACTATCATTGCACACACAAATCCTGTCTGCACATTTCTGGCACATTCAGTAGACTGTAATTTGAGAACTTAGCTCCTCAACAGGCTCAAAGTTTAATTATTCATGCTTATTGTGACACAGACAATTTATTTCTGGCTTAGCAAGTAATTTGTAGATCCTTATGATTAGAGAAAGTGGCCATGGGTATTAGAGGGAATAAAGCATTTTTAAGGAAATTCTCTAACATTGTGAGCAACCACAGCAGCTATGGTCACAATGAGCAGTAATGCTGATTTTTAAGGCAGTtccaaaagataaaaaaattattttgaacttAAAAAGTTATATAATGCATGGTGATGTGCTGTACAGTTTAGTGTGGGTCTGGTGTGAATCACAGTGCCCTCGTGTTCTAAAATAAGAtgcaaattcattattttaatggAGTCCGCAACAAATAAATCACTAAAATAAGGATACCACATATCTGATATTAATtataagtgaagaaaaaaaaacatgttgtacTTCTAACCACATTCTTCCTGACAGAGCTTCTCACATCACTGCAGACATAATGCACCGCCTAAAAACGTATGTGAATGTTTAGGTAGTCCATATGCATGTAAAGTTGACAAAGAAAACTTTAGGCATGTTGGGGTTTGGTATGTTTTTTCAGTTCTCATTCCTAGTGCTAATTTGGCATTTTTGGAAGCCATTCCTTAGGAAAGTACTGCATCAGTATTATGGTATGGTGAGGTATCAGATGGTATTACactattgacttttttttttttttttgcaaatgaaagtgaatggtgaaagtCAAAAATCAACTAACAATCAATATTTGGTCTTTGGTAGTCACAGCCCTGCTAGAGTACTTCAAACaacaccatggtattaccatggtacatgtccaaaaacatgaaaatactttGTTAATGTGAACAACTAAGAAATGGTTTTGGTTGGAAAAAGCTTCTTGTTGGAAGACTAAGAAGTTTatcaatttaaattaattgtgtgcctttttaaaaaaataaagagcgTAGAAAGaatattttccttttctttttactCTGAAAGAATTTGAAAATGCCAACAGTTCAATGATGGGAATGTTTTAAccgtaataatatataataaattcagCATATCACCCCAAAACATTAAGAGgatataaaaagataaaaaataaataaaaaaaagagaatactTATTAAAAAGCTATCTTCTACCTTATGCCTTTAAATCTATACAATGATTTGCTTTCAACATAGATTCTGCAAAAGAGGGAACTTAGAATTTATATTAGGAAAACGCGTTCAGGTGAACAAACTTGCACCATATTCAAAAGACATACACACCCCAAAAACAACAGGCGGTAAGAGACAGATGAACCCGACATTGAATAAAGGGGAATCAGCGTCGCGTCTGTATCCAGGATGAGGCGCAGATTCGTGATCTGACTGATGAACTAAACACTCGATGCGCTTCAAAAATTAAAATGCGCCTGAATGTAGCATCTGCATTTCCAAATCCTTTAGGTCTACAAACTCCACAACACGTGATGATCCTCTGACTTGTATAGACTTAAGTTAGAAAAGCGTGTTATGATActaaatgttattaataaaagGGGAAAAACGTAAAGGCCGGAACGTAGCAATTTAGGATCAATATGGCGCAAACTAAGCACAGACTACTTTAGGTTTCGCTTTCCATTCTTCAAAAAGCTCTCGAATTCCTGTCTGAAATTCTCACAGCAAGCGTATTTCACCACACCGACAGTAGGCGGCGCTATTATTCACAAGAGTTTAAAAGTTTAATCAGCATATTAATAAATACTTGATTACAATACTTTAACAATTGAGCAAAATGTATATGGGGGTGGAAAGACACTGGGGGAAAAAACATTAAGAAACTGCACTAACATATTAATAATTCTAACATATTAACGTATTCATATTAACGCATATCACTTGACGGCCGACATATAAATACTGCAGGCACACTACTCATTTTATTATTCTCCACTGAGCCATCGGTTTCAGATTTCAATACCCAGCAGACGGAAAGCAAACCTCAACCTGCGACCCTTCAATATGCATAATTCATGAGGTTACAGTACTGTGACCGACATAAAACTGCATTGCAGTTTATAACCTAACTACCGAACCCTGAAATGTCAAACATCGCGGGGATGCGTTTAACACGTCTTATCTACTCTAGAAGAGAAGGTCCGAGAAGATATGGGCCATGTACGGAAAAACAAAGACAACTCTGTGTTGAGCACGCAGATGCTCAATGTCTCCCGGAGACGCTTTATAACCTAGATAGTCCATACACGGTCACACTAAATTGCAACTGTTGTAGCTCAGCGCTTTAAAACTAAACAGCACCAGGGTACAGTGGTGGTATCAGAAGGTAATGACATTATTAATGTCCAAAACCGTATTACCATATCACTATTAttgtttaaatatgtatttgtatgAATGTATTTGCAATGTCACAATGCTGAGAGTAAATTGAGTAATCCCCCCTCTTGAAGCTTTCTACAATTATGAATAAGAAATAGCGACGCACAAGCAAATCCTGCTTCCAACAAATCTGCCtatacatataatttattttaaaaagcacacaaaaatacaaaactatTATCAAATGATGCACCAGTCATCTCTCTGGTTTGCTCACTTTACACTGCAAGGACACCGCAGTTTCATATCGGTTTAAAATGAATACGACGCCAGCCAGCTAAGAAAGGACGTAATTTCTTTGATATTCTATTTAATCAAACAGGTCAAATGCAAACATGCGGTTTCAAACAACTTGGATACAAACAGACAAACTCAGTCTCAAGAAATTAACGCATGGTTCGTGTATTTAATAAATACGAGGATGCGAATATAATCTGCACAGAACCATTGTATCTCTTACTATGCTATTATACCCTTTCCGTTTTTGCCGGAAACACAATGATAAGGTAGATAACATACAACTATATCAGTTACATGTAGTAATTATACTTACACGAGAAGGCAGCATGCACAGTTTTGCAATGATCCGAAAGAGAGGCCACATGCAAATCGAAAACACACCTTTGGTAATTGACAATGAAATGTGTCGCGTTTGCTGCGGCGGGATATTTTGACGCATTCTGATGACGTATGACTTCGCGTTCGAGAATACTGTATGCACGGCTGGGATTTTTCAATTCCCTCAATACTTTGAAATGTAggctattaaaatgttttacattagcccttttaaaaaatgaaaagtgaAAAAGCACTGAAACTTTATGATCTCCTTGTAATTTCAAATTTATTGTCCAAATTGTTGCTTTTGTTCGCCAATGTAAATTGCATTctgtatttacattaattttgcaTACgattttgtatataaaatatgcacGGTTGGTCATTATCGAACTGAACCCCAATTTTAGCAATCTAAGGGGACATTCTATAACATTCGTTCACATAGGTGTAATGCGTTgagttgttttgatttttcagtaaATATCGTACGTTATAATTCCCTACAGGAAATCTCCCAATTTCAAGGATGAGGAGATTGAATATGTGGCTAAAGAGATCAAGCTGATATTACCTATACCTGTTAAACAGAATCGAAGCTCTGAGGCTCACGCTGCTGATGGAGAGATACAACTCCTCTTGTGTTTCATGGCCCATTTGTTCTTTAATTGTTAAGTGCCTGATAAAACCACTGGGGTTAATGTCAGCGACATACTGACCACAGAATGCAATCCTACTGTTACTAATCCTTTTCACTATTTATAAGGCTGTTCAATTATTTCTGTGTTGGCACCTTTTGCCCACATCCTTTGGATGAACTGTACCTTCTATaagtctctctctcgctctctctcacgcgcacacaaacacactctatctctctctatcacacacacacacacacacacacacacacacacacacacacacacacacacacacacacacacacacacacacacacacacacacacacacacgtagtgtttccatgttttatggggactttccatagacataatggtttttatattgtacaaactttatattctatcccctaaacctaaccctacccctaaacctaaccctcacagaaaaatttctgcatttttacattttcaaaaaacataatttagtatgatttataagctgttttcctcatggggaccgacaaaatgtccccacaaggtcaaaaatttcgggttttactatccttatggg
This genomic window contains:
- the adar gene encoding double-stranded RNA-specific adenosine deaminase, translated to MSRGGGGSNKDYQQFSLPYHQGKSRFYYPCQTTSGHPRGPRVPSPSSVSGRYPHPSIYSSYPAAPGVPPHGPPFTPALSDPPLWASSGHSSNRISDTNGISFQQQQVQFLRGESAQAPQFKTPQPRGSQSSSRGEEGATWPFQYQAEFYNFGRREGYSRDRANWQRDQNFGYTSGPKRKSRWIQQHQQEQNYQNLNAKHYWKADDVSSLSSGLHSLRLDDRVTRLENSDTLLSCSSFAKVSSSSGLVRDSLCLTPEIQNQVLTCLTSLGPDETLQAKVLARKLGLPKKIINKALYILLKSKKAVKPSEIPPLWRLRKEEDGEPIEERDRTWSSKGAEKSKRQETRADRNSTSAHSEAQILVEAISETSNESEESDGDYTSETLLPDQNQKTLLPAAQSEILSTMADSKDNKEHVLQYLYVSGMASALVIAKNLSLRSAKQINPTLYALEKQGDVRRNAEVTPHIWELSAHRLEKMDRQRRAAAPTKLDVNSAEMSHSTAAKFADPSTGKLEAAGDVGFSRGASEFAAAEPMDRSDNLLSMMAVEKDKHFGNATHDMPGLELITRNPSDLSSSTFHHDFSYYQDMASNGGERSQWASDDIPEFLNTIRSEVAVSLAAPPPPAQSLELSKFQKLKEACSKNPVSGLMEFAQHLGGTCEFLLLDQSGPSHDPRFRMQVILDGRRFPPAEASNKKVAKKDAAAITLKILSKEMGGTGVEENADPCVGGSESTPDMADDTLGGTDTPPQALSRSLPGGKNPVSVLMEHSQRSGHPIQFINTGQEGPPHDPRFIFRVMVGERLFPEASAPSKKAARQLAAEEAVKELTGDGQLHFNKTPGHFCLLGENESQPAIPACPSLPPLTAEELQAAHEAGVGDLINHLNNNAVSGLLEYARGRGFAAEIRMVGQSGPPHEPKFTYQAKLGGRWFPSVCASNKKQGKQEAADAALRVLIGEAEKAARTGEVTPELPVSGSTLHDQIAMLSHQRFNALTARIQHSLLGRKILATIVMRKGTDSLGTVVSLGTGNRCVKGEELSLRGDTVNDCHAEIVSRRGFIRFLYGELMKHWESPGDQSIFEVAEDGKLKIKSDITFHLYISTAPCGDGALFDKSSSEAAKLNGSGHMPIFENVKQGKLRTKVENGEGTIPVESSTIVPTWDGIQHGERLRTMSCSDKILRWNVLGLQGALLSHFIHPVYLSSITLGYLYSHGHLTRAVCCRLSRDGDEFRKSLPANYTLNHPEVGRVSVYDSTRHTGKTKESSVNWSQPDQLSVEVLDGTKGKVDSPKMEVSRVSKSNMFRLFQDLCQCAGRADLLALPSYAHAKMAATSFQDAKMLFFLALNQHGYGAWIGKPLEEKSFDGEVRGMESRHLWAPGPWANQSSAVDPNSCSSSNNNFH